The following proteins come from a genomic window of Alosa sapidissima isolate fAloSap1 chromosome 22, fAloSap1.pri, whole genome shotgun sequence:
- the LOC121697372 gene encoding macrophage mannose receptor 1-like, whose protein sequence is MDHLLLITLLFSGLCSVSSRVVRRYHFVNEKKMWEEAQEYCRCNFTDLATVEDTDDMTAMTSTVKDGYAKEVWIGLNKTTNSTLRWSVQGSRAYSLEETNFTSWGSGEPNDLRGNEDCTLFNKGRWNDVSCKFKNFFICYNESGNQNKRYILIEKKKKWIEAQQYCRVEHTDLASVRNQTENNMVDQTAGDKNVWIGLFKDYWKWSDQTTSAFRFWSSGKPNHFNKDCAVTKLHKTGKWEDRTCTQKHPFFCYEECPYDLFLIRENKTWMEALDYCNRKNMELVSASSSETQGCVKEVTRGASTAHVWMGLSFLCPMELWIWISGVMLCSDDWAHGNGTGRNECGLAGALQSGGQRKWVSRPMNEKLNFICSSL, encoded by the exons ATGGATCACTTGCTTCTGATCACTCTGCTGTTCTCAG GGCTCTGCAGTGTGTCCTCACGGGTGGTGCGGCGGTACCACTTTGTGAACGAGAAGAAGATGTGGGAGGAAGCACAGGAATACTGCAGGTGCAACTTTACCGACTTGGCCACTGTTGAAGATACGGACGACATGACGGCTATGACCAGCACGGTCAAAGATGGTTATGCCAAAGAAGTTTGGATTGGGTTGAATAAAACTACAAATTCCACTTTGAGGTGGTCAGTGCAGGGCAGCAGGGCCTACAGTCTGGAAGAGACCAACTTCACATCCTGGGGAAGCGGTGAACCAAATGATTTACGTGGAAACGAGGACTGTACTCTCTTCAACAAAGGCCGATGGAATGATGTCTCGTGTAAATTTAAGAATTTCTTCATATGCTATAATG AGAGTGGCAACCAAAATAAAAGATACATTCTGatagaaaagaagaagaaatggATAGAAGCTCAGCAGTATTGCAGGGTGGAGCACACAGACCTAGCCAGCGTGAGGAACCAGACTGAGAACAACATGGTTGATCAGACAGCAGGGGATAAGAACGTTTGGATCGGCTTATTCAAGGACTACTGGAAATGGTCGGACCAAACTACCTCCGCATTTAGGTTTTGGAGTTCAGGAAAACCTAATCATTTCAATAAGGACTGTGCTGTAACAAAGCTACACAAAACTGGGAAATGGGAGGACAGGACGTGTACTCAGAAACATCCATTCTTTTGCTATGAGG AGTGCCCTTACGACCTGTTCCTGATCCGTGAGAATAAGACCTGGATGGAGGCTCTCGACTACTGTAACAGGAAAAACATGGAGCTGGTCTCGGCCTCCTCCTCTGAGACCCAGGGCTGTGTGAAGGAGGTGACCAGGGGGGCCAGCACGGCTCACGTGTGGATGGGCCTGTCCTTCTTGTGCCCCATGGAGCTCTGGATCTGGATCAGTGGGGTGATGCTGTGCAGCGACGACTGGGCCCACGGGAACGGCACTGGGAGGAACGAGTGTGGCCTGGCGGGCGCCCTGCAGTCCGGAGGCCAGAGGAAGTGGGTCAGCCGGCCGATGAACGAGAAGCTCAACTTTATCTGCAGTTCCCTTTAA